The following proteins are encoded in a genomic region of Corylus avellana chromosome ca4, CavTom2PMs-1.0:
- the LOC132179329 gene encoding putative UDP-rhamnose:rhamnosyltransferase 1, which produces MASKQYHVMMFPWMAFGHMIPFLELSKQLAAKGIRISFISTQRNVQRLPSIPTLLADNMKFVELPLPSVDGLPENCEASVDLEREQIPYLKKACGALQAPIEKLIHKDPPHLILFDFIHCWIPETAAKFGVPCAFFSAFSASALTFAGPPAELKSLNKRNKAEDFSVPPIWVPFPSLVSYRPDQAAGYLQHFYSPDIIGMSTGQRMATTLDGCDFVSLRSCRELEGGYLSLLEELLRKPVLPVGLLPPSPRFGNNINHIDTNWSTTLNWLEKQTPKSVVFVGFGTEYKMPVEQVHELAYGLELSKLPFMLILRNPEGLSSSELLPGGFFDRISDRGMVSLGWAPQAGRNSGSPCNFRVSLPRWLGINYRVAWFWTPTNSDAHGG; this is translated from the exons ATGGCTTCCAAACAATACCATGTTATGATGTTCCCATGGATGGCATTTGGGCATATGATCCCATTTCTTGAGTTATCCAAACAGTTGGCAGCAAAGGGTATTCGGATTTCCTTCATTTCCACCCAAAGAAATGTTCAGAGGTTGCCTTCGATACCTACACTTTTAGCAGACAACATGAAGTTTGTGGAGCTCCCACTGCCCTCAGTTGATGGCCTCCCTGAAAATTGTGAGGCCAGCGTTGACTTGGAAAGAGAGCAGATTCCGTATCTGAAGAAGGCGTGTGGTGCGTTACAAGCACCAATTGAAAAGCTGATCCATAAGGATCCCCCACACTTAATTCTGTTTGATTTCATCCACTGCTGGATCCCTGAAACGGCTGCTAAATTTGGTGTGCCTTGTGCCTTTTTCAGTGCTTTTTCTGCAAGTGCATTAACCTTTGCAGGGCCACCTGCAGAGCTGAAGTCCCTCAACAAACGAAACAAAGCTGAAGATTTTTCGGTGCCACCAATATGGGTTCCTTTCCCTTCTCTCGTCTCCTACAGGCCCGATCAGGCGGCAGGTTATCTCCAACACTTCTACTCTCCTGACATAATAGGGATGTCAACCGGCCAACGCATGGCTACAACTCTGGACGGCTGCGACTTTGTTTCATTAAGAAGCTGTCGGGAGTTGGAAGGAGGATATCTAAGTCTCCTTGAAGAACTCTTGCGAAAGCCAGTTTTACCTGTCGGATTACTCCCTCCAAGTCCGAGATTTGGAAACAACATTAATCATATTGACACCAACTGGTCTACTACTCTCAACTGGCTGGAAAAACAAACACCCAAGTCTGTTGTTTTTGTAGGGTTTGGCACCGAGTACAAAATGCCCGTTGAACAAGTGCATGAATTGGCCTATGGGCTTGAACTCTCCAAGCTTCCGTTTATGTTGATTCTCAGAAATCCCGAGGGGCTAAGCAGTTCAGAATTATTGCCTGGTGGGTTTTTTGATCGAATCTCTGACCGAGGCATGGTTTCTCTTGGTTGGGCGCCACAAGCAG GTAGAAATTCTGGCTCACCCTGCAATTTTAGGGTGTCTCTTCCACGCTGGTTGGGGATCAATTATCGAGTCGCTTGGTTTTGGACACCCACAAATTCTGATGCCCATGGTGGCTGA